The Corylus avellana chromosome ca8, CavTom2PMs-1.0 genome has a segment encoding these proteins:
- the LOC132189431 gene encoding putative expansin-B2, giving the protein MARVHVSFLGLSLSCILAFFFFSKLCFCFNPKHLNFSTITTHWSSAGATWYGSPDGYGSDGGACGYGNTVSLPPFSSMVTGIGPSLYNSGKECGACYQVKCTKHQSCSGKPVTVVITDFCPGGPCVSDTAHFDLSGTAFGAMAISGEEDKLRDAGVLEVLFARVACDYSGKGVVFHVDQGSNPYYFAMVVEYEEGDGDLACVDLKEAGSTGSDKWRTMQQSWGAVWKLDAGSRLQPPLSIRLTSQYSGQTLVAKDVIPDGWQPGATYRSLVNYL; this is encoded by the exons ATGGCCAGAGTTCACGTGTCGTTTCTAGGCTTATCCCTTTCCTGCATActagctttcttcttcttctctaagcTCTGTTTTTGCTTCAATCCAAAACACCTAAACTTTTCAACAATTACAACCCATTGGTCTTCTGCTGGAGCTACCTGGTATGGCAGCCCTGATGGCTATGGAAGCGATG gAGGGGCTTGTGGGTACGGCAATACGGTATCACTACCTCCATTCTCTTCCATGGTTACGGGAATAGGCCCATCTCTGTACAACTCAGGCAAAGAATGTGGTGCCTGTTATCAG gTCAAATGCACCAAACACCAGTCTTGCTCCGGCAAACCGGTAACGGTGGTGATAACGGATTTTTGCCCCGGAGGTCCTTGTGTGTCGGATACCGCACATTTTGATCTCAGTGGGACTGCATTTGGTGCCATGGCAATTTCTGGTGAAGAAGACAAACTTCGTGACGCAGGAGTCTTGGAAGTTCTTTTTGCACG TGTGGCATGTGATTACTCAGGTAAAGGCGTAGTGTTCCATGTGGATCAAGGGTCAAACCCTTACTACTTTGCCATGGTGGTTGAATATGAAGAGGGAGACGGAGATCTTGCTTGTGTTGATCTAAAGGAGGCCGGCTCAACAGGGTCTGACAAATGGCGCACCATGCAGCAATCGTGGGGTGCAGTTTGGAAGCTGGACGCTGGGTCAAGGCTACAACCTCCGCTCTCCATTCGCTTGACCTCCCAATACTCAGGCCAAACCCTTGTGGCAAAAGATGTCATTCCAGATGGATGGCAGCCTGGTGCAACCTATAGATCATTGGTTAATTACCTTTAA